Proteins co-encoded in one Cryptosporangium minutisporangium genomic window:
- a CDS encoding aldehyde dehydrogenase family protein produces MVLKPAPETPWSATELGRLVAEQTDIPPGVFNVLTTSSVEVAGLLTSHPSVDHVTFTGSTETGRRVMANAAPTIKRVTLELGGKSAAIVLDDADLAAAVGSVVFSVCMHAGQGCVLLTRLLVPRSRLAEAEEIAVATLAGIPWGDPRDPGNIMGPLISARQRDRVLSYYDLGRAESRLLAGGGRGSRFDRGYFVEPTIFSDVDPASRLAQEEIFGPVLAIIPYADEEEAVRIADGTPYGLSAGVFSADEERAMRVARRLRTGTVGVNGAQWFDPESPFGGYKQSGVGREWGTEGLEDFLEVKTIARP; encoded by the coding sequence GTGGTGCTGAAGCCCGCGCCGGAGACGCCGTGGAGCGCCACCGAACTCGGCCGGCTCGTCGCCGAGCAGACCGACATCCCGCCCGGCGTGTTCAACGTGCTGACGACGTCGTCGGTCGAGGTGGCCGGCCTGCTGACGTCGCATCCGTCGGTGGACCACGTGACGTTCACCGGCTCGACCGAGACCGGGCGCCGGGTGATGGCGAACGCCGCGCCGACGATCAAGCGCGTCACGCTCGAGCTCGGCGGGAAGTCCGCGGCGATCGTCCTGGACGACGCCGACCTCGCGGCGGCGGTCGGATCGGTCGTCTTCAGCGTCTGCATGCACGCCGGGCAGGGCTGTGTGCTGCTCACCCGGCTGCTCGTCCCGCGATCGCGCCTGGCCGAGGCCGAGGAGATCGCGGTCGCCACCCTCGCCGGTATCCCGTGGGGCGATCCGCGGGACCCGGGCAACATCATGGGGCCGCTGATCAGCGCGCGGCAGCGCGACCGGGTGCTGTCCTACTACGACCTCGGCCGCGCGGAGTCCCGGCTGCTGGCCGGCGGCGGGCGGGGTTCGCGGTTCGACCGGGGCTACTTCGTCGAGCCGACGATCTTCAGCGACGTCGACCCGGCGTCCCGCCTGGCGCAGGAGGAGATCTTCGGCCCGGTGCTCGCGATCATTCCGTACGCCGACGAGGAGGAGGCGGTGCGGATCGCCGACGGGACGCCGTACGGGCTCTCCGCCGGGGTGTTCAGCGCCGACGAGGAGCGCGCGATGCGGGTGGCCCGCCGGCTGCGTACCGGCACGGTCGGCGTCAACGGCGCGCAGTGGTTCGACCCGGAGTCGCCGTTCGGCGGTTACAAGCAGAGCGGCGTCGGCCGGGAGTGGGGCACCGAGGGCCTGGAGGACTTCCTCGAGGTCAAAACCATCGCTCGGCCTTGA